One Pseudomonas brassicacearum genomic region harbors:
- a CDS encoding dipeptidase, with amino-acid sequence MNFPFKRLAVATLVLSSLSSFAMSANANITAQQSAAIVKTFSDTSVTDFRHFLASVAKSDLAKTANLGPAISAFLDNKTLAAEQQNEIHRLLGLYARVKYGKAATETLKELVAIPTFRKDGVAQHENPEFLKIADKIKSLAESFHLNFRNIDNRVYEISLEGRGDEVVGIHAHADVVPVTPENWVLKDGTRLDPFKVTLVGDRMYGRGTEDDKNGIVVALYAMKIIKEEKLPLARSFKLLVDTTEETTGDAIPYYFERNPTPNYNLALDGGYPVVIAEKGYGTVMANFTRRDAQGQGAEITALTGGLATNQIPSTSVATFTSDKPAELAASLLQAGTEYAKRNGGNFEVASKVVGKDVQLTFTGVSAHSSEPESGVNPVARMLDFINGLDGKVELKHNHITDAARYAAENWGLDYLGKQLGIGFSDAFMGPLTASLTYVGMDEKTFKLAVNLRVPVGKSTEALKTDIADKLAAWSKKSHVAVAFDYSIDEPMYRNPEGEWVKALLAVSTENLGMEHKYGTSAGATSVHDLPNGVQFGLAMPDVKYTGHNDNEFKTVEQFLLDLQIVTEMMGRIGQLPKL; translated from the coding sequence ATGAACTTCCCGTTCAAGCGTCTTGCCGTTGCCACCCTCGTACTGTCCAGCCTGTCGTCATTCGCGATGTCGGCCAACGCCAATATCACCGCGCAACAGAGTGCGGCCATCGTCAAAACCTTCTCCGACACCTCGGTCACGGATTTCCGGCATTTCCTGGCAAGCGTGGCCAAGAGTGACCTGGCGAAAACCGCCAACCTCGGCCCCGCCATCAGCGCCTTCCTCGACAACAAAACCCTTGCGGCTGAACAGCAGAACGAAATCCATCGCCTGCTGGGCCTCTACGCCCGAGTGAAATACGGCAAAGCGGCCACCGAGACGCTGAAGGAGCTTGTGGCCATCCCGACCTTTCGCAAGGACGGCGTTGCCCAGCACGAGAACCCGGAATTCCTCAAGATCGCCGACAAGATCAAAAGCCTGGCCGAGTCTTTCCACCTGAACTTCCGCAACATCGATAACCGGGTCTATGAGATTTCCCTCGAAGGCCGCGGCGACGAAGTCGTGGGCATTCATGCCCATGCCGACGTGGTGCCGGTGACGCCGGAAAACTGGGTATTGAAAGACGGCACCCGGCTCGATCCGTTCAAGGTCACCCTGGTGGGTGATCGCATGTACGGCCGTGGTACCGAGGACGATAAGAACGGCATCGTGGTGGCGCTCTACGCCATGAAGATCATCAAGGAAGAGAAGCTGCCACTGGCTAGGAGTTTCAAGCTGCTGGTGGACACCACCGAGGAAACCACCGGCGACGCGATCCCCTATTATTTCGAACGCAACCCGACGCCCAACTACAACCTGGCGCTGGATGGCGGCTACCCCGTGGTGATTGCCGAGAAAGGCTACGGCACCGTCATGGCGAACTTTACCCGACGTGACGCCCAGGGTCAGGGCGCCGAAATCACCGCACTGACCGGCGGCCTGGCCACCAACCAGATTCCGTCGACGTCGGTTGCCACCTTCACCAGCGACAAGCCCGCCGAACTGGCCGCCAGCCTGCTGCAAGCCGGTACGGAGTACGCCAAGCGCAATGGCGGCAATTTCGAAGTGGCCTCCAAGGTCGTCGGCAAGGATGTGCAACTGACCTTCACCGGTGTTTCTGCGCACTCCTCCGAGCCCGAGTCAGGCGTCAACCCGGTGGCGAGGATGCTGGACTTTATCAACGGCCTCGACGGCAAGGTCGAACTCAAGCACAACCACATCACCGACGCCGCCCGTTACGCCGCCGAGAACTGGGGCCTGGACTATCTGGGCAAACAATTGGGGATTGGCTTTTCCGATGCCTTCATGGGCCCGCTGACCGCCTCCCTGACCTATGTCGGGATGGATGAAAAGACCTTCAAGCTTGCGGTCAATCTGCGAGTGCCGGTCGGCAAATCCACGGAAGCGCTCAAGACTGACATTGCCGATAAATTGGCCGCCTGGAGCAAGAAATCCCACGTCGCCGTGGCCTTCGATTACTCCATCGATGAGCCGATGTATCGCAACCCCGAGGGCGAATGGGTCAAAGCACTTTTGGCCGTGTCCACCGAAAACCTGGGCATGGAACACAAGTACGGCACCTCCGCCGGCGCCACCTCGGTCCATGACTTGCCCAATGGCGTGCAGTTCGGCCTGGCCATGCCCGACGTCAAGTACACCGGTCATAACGACAACGAGTTCAAGACGGTCGAGCAGTTCCTGCTGGACCTGCAGATCGTGACCGAGATGATGGGGCGGATTGGGCAGTTGCCGAAGTTGTGA